The Pochonia chlamydosporia 170 chromosome Unknown PCv3seq00008, whole genome shotgun sequence sequence GTATCGTGGTTTGGATCAAAGTACCAGTTAGAAGCACGCCCAGGGACTGACCAGCTTGCAAGGCCAAAGACGATGTCCATCTACTCATTCCATTAGCCAATGTTGTCTTGGACCTGCTTCGACAAAGGTGTTGTTTACCCGCTCACGTAACTTAGAGGTTTTTGCATGTTTTCTGGCGCGAATTCGCTGACCCAGTGATACTGGGCGCCGGCGATGGGAGCCATACTAGCCATTTCAGCCATACTAAGATATGTTGGGCCAAAGCCGACGAACGCCCAGATGGTCGAGTATACCAAAGTTGGACTGCCACCATCAATGAGCGCGGGAGTAATCAGGAAGATGGTAAACTCCCAGACTGCCGTAGCTACCGCCGCAAATGAAGCTACCGAGAATGTACGAAAGCTTCGAACAAGTTCTTGATCTCGGCCCATGCGGCGCATGTCAGCTGCATCGGCAGAGGTTGACTTTGTCATTCGCCGATGGGACTCGGGGTCTTCAACTGCCATTTCTTCCGAGTCCATCCCATCGTTACGTCTTCCACGGACCCCATTTGGTGTCAATTTCGGATATGGTGTCAGTTTCGTCCCATTAAGCGAACGGGACGACTCTCTCGAGGCGGACCGTGGCTCAGCCTTGGTGTCCATGGCTCAAGTTGCGTGACCTTATGGCGGATATTCTGAGGGAGAAATGACGCGCAAAGGAATTTTCTTGATTGACAAGCGAGAAAATGATCTGGCTCAAGAAATAGGATAAGACGCAAAATACATGTGACGACGAGACGACCGTTGTTGACTGATTGTAACCATGACCGCCTAAGACTCCCTGCGTTGCCTCAGAACGGCCGACATGAGAGACAACCAAATCTCATCCGGCTGGATGGTAGATTACAGGACTAGACCCGACCGTATATTGCACCGTAGTCTCAGCGCACAAGTCACTTGTTGGTCACACAACTTGCATCATTGCGCCCAAAACATGGCCTTGGGCTGAGTGTTGTCTCACATTGGACACCGTCTTCTGTTGTCCTTTGGGGCGTCCGTAAACTTATGGACCAGTTTACAAGTGTTAGATAGCCAAGTACAGCGCTTACAGAATCATGTATATATAAATCTGTTTTCTTTCTAGTCCTACTACTTAATTGGCTATTCGGTCCCGGCATCTGCACCTCCACAATGCTACAAACACCAGTTGGGAGACAAATCTCTGAATCCCGAGTCACGATTTACTCTGCCGTCCGTAGGCAACAATGCCGACATAGACATACGGGTGCCTGAATTGATAAATGTCCGGAAATGACGTGAGCCGTTGTAGATCTGCTCTCCGCTCCGCTGTCTTGATTGCGAAAACTAGAGATTACAGAACGTCGTGCTGATCGTGCTCACGGGACAATACGGCTATGATTCTCAGCATTTTTGCGACCTGTCACTAACAAGCAACTCTGCTCGCACCTAGTTGGTGGCAGAGGTTGGCCTTGTATGACTCTTGTTCGACCGGAAAGCTATGCACGGAGCAATGGATGCGCCGTGTATGAAGGAAGAATTTGGAAGCGAAAGCCGTGCAGCTCCGTCGTGGCTGGTACAATTGTCCTGACCAGGACAACTGAAGTACCGCAGATCCCGCGACTCCTCattctgtactccgtactggGAAGCTACCTGCCCGACTCTGTGGCGAGATTAGTAGCCAGAATTTTACATATTATTTGGCCGGCTTCCCCGGATCCCTCTGCTGTTACACGAAACAATGACAATTTGTCGCCAATCTCTCTTGCCATCATCGattggcaatggcaaaacCAGATAACAATGGGAGCTGGCTCATttctgccatgatgatttcATGGGTTTGGTCGGTTCTGTTGTATTTCGTACGTGTTTGGGCGAAATTGAGCGTGAAGCGATGGGGCTCCGAGGATTATACTGTGACTACGGCTCTTGTAAGTTCCCGTCGTGCCCGCTGTTGTGGGAGAAAACGCTAAATTTGTGTTGATAGCTGGCGTCAACGATGGATATTGGGGTGGCATACCGGGCAATTCGAAGAGGCTATGGTCTGCCAGTAAGCCAGATTCTCGACGAGAACAGAGTCAAAGTTGAACAGGTGGGTGGCCCTCCTCGTTTGCATTTGGAGAGTAAGACTAACGAAATTGAAGTTATTATACGCCACGCAGCAACTATATGTCCTTGCTCATGGGCTATCCAAGATATCCACAGGGCTATTTATTATACAACTCTCATATTCCGGTCCTCAAGCAAAACCAGGTTACGTCCTGGTCGCTGCAACTACTCTCTGGACTGTGGCATCTATGCTAGCCGTAGCTTTTCGAGGTGATCTCAACAATCCCTGGCGAACATTGGATGGATCAAAGACAATGGTAAGCTTGCGATTCAAGTACATAATCGTAACATGATTCTAACATAATCTTGAAGCACCATCGGTGGATTGTCATAGAGATAACGGGTCTCGCAATTGAGATTCTGTTACTATTGCTAGCGACCAATCTTGTCAATGGGCTGCACGCAAACGCACGAAAACGATTTACAATCCTGGCCGCATTCGGAGCTCGTATACTGTACGTTTCCCTAATTTCTTCCTGCATCGCTGAAATACTGAAGCAACGTAGATTGATCCCCCTTGTCGCCATACGGCTGCACCTGCTCTCACCATCTGTAAACACGCTTCCCACCAGCACAAGCATCGTGCCCAGCATCGTGACCGAAGTGACCCTTCATTTCGCCGTCATGTCTGCATCCATCACGTCTCTTCGGCCACTCTTACGGACATTCGAGACAACATACAACCTTGAGAGCAAAAACACTTCGCAACAAGACTCTCGGCTGAACTCGCAGTTGAAGTCAGGACACGCTTACCATGCGTCGTACGACTCACGTCTTACCATTATAAAGGATCATGCCAATCAGCAACAATGGACAGATGAACTGAGCTTGCCGAATTTGGCGTATTCTTCCTTGGGACATGCACCAAGGCTCAACAGAGTATCTACGGCGGTCACGGCGGTCCATAACAAAGATGACTTGGTTACGCGGGCAAGTCTTGCGTCACGGGAGGGCCTTCCAGCGGATGCAATTATTATCCAGAAGACACTTGATTGGGAGGTACAGTATGAGCGGAACAATAAGTAGGCGTATGGTTTGGGCGCGTGCTTTGTTCACCTTTACGGAGTATGATAGGACGAGATACCGACATGAGGCGTTGACTAGACCGGATAAATGATTCCTTCGCTTTCTGTATCTTGGAGACACCGCCATGGTAATGTTTCATTCGTCTGTGGCTCGGCACTTGCCAGACTTGCGGAGATCCGATGTGACATCGTCTGGTTAATGGCCCATATTCAGCCGTCACCATGCCTCAACAAAGCCTGGCATCGGATGAACGAGGCgtccaagacatcatccaTATAATGTAACATTCCTCTGAATGAATTGCAACAATACGGGTTGTCAGGTTGACCCTCATGGCAGGATTTGAAGAGTTTTGCGACCTTATGCTCAGTCGTTTGACAAGTCACAAACACATGTCTCAGTGCTGGGAGCACAACTTGGGGCATCCACGGCTGAGACTGACTGAATGATGAAAATGCCACTGGCAATGTAGTCAGAAGTTCTTTACCCCGCTGTTGTCCTACTCTGCTTATGTCTGTGATGAGGACCGGTTAGAGCGAATGCAATATGAATTCTTCTGAGACATATTTCAGCCACCAACCCTAACCCTGTCCGTCCAATGCCGCCTGCCAGTTGCCTGGATCGACGTTCGAACAGGCATCGCGGTGAATAGGCGTGCTTTGAGTTGCAGTCCTTGCGCCGGGCAGCTCTCGCAATAATATATTTTTAACCAAAGACCGCGTGGCGCATTTTGATGTGTCAAGCtgtgtggttgttgtgcATATTTCGCCGATGATTGAATCATTCACACGTGTAAGTCTACATGAGGTATAATAAGCCGCATATGCGGTAGGCTTCCGCGCCACCGGAGCAACATACCAGGGACCAGCACAAGCGAGGAACGTTGACCTGAGTTAGAATTCTGAGTGTGATATCTCATGCATGATCATATCCAGAAACGGGCTTATTATTACAAAGAGTCGGCACGGGAGAAAATTTGCAAAAATTAGCCAGCTACAGGGTAGGTCCGCACTGTGATGCGGAGTCCGAGAGCGCAAGAATATCAGGCAGTTCATGCTGTTGGAGTAAATATTCCCACATTTATGGTCAACTGCCTAGATAGCTAGATACGTAAGTACTCGGAATGGTTCCATTTGCTATTGCTATTGACGAACGGTCAAGTTGCGGAACCGCAGAGTCTGCTGTCAAAGATGTTGCTGAGTAAGCATGAGATGCGACACGAACCCACATCCACAATTATTTTTGGACTGATGCCGTTGGAGGGGTCCAGTTCACTTCACTTCAATAAACCCAAACCTGCACATTCAATCCACACACCAGCAGTCATCATTACCAACATAATGACACAATCAAAAGCGGCCAAGCGAAAGAGAAAGGCCCAAGCCCAACTTCCTAACAAACAGACCAAGACTGCTACCATCGTGACACCGCCTCCCGATGGCGACGCCAATCAGTTCGAACCGAAAAACCTGCAGACGGTCATATCCGATGAAGAGCTCGACATCACAATTGAGACTCTGACGACTCTGGCCCAATACCCGAGTCTCACAAAGTCGAAACTCTGCAAAAATCTGCGAACGGCTGTCTATGACTTCCGACAGTCATGTACCACGGGCGTAAACTCTGCCGAAGGCGCCAATCTCACAGCCCGAGTTACAGCAGCGTTGACTGATGAAAAGTACCTCGAAGCTAAGATTTTGCTTGCCGAGATGCGATTGCGAGGAGAGGAACCGAAATTGGGTGCTCTTTGTCGCTGGGTTCGAGATCTTGATGTTGTCACGCAGCCCAATGGCGCTAGCATTGTCAGTCCCAATCGATCtgacaaggaaaaggaacTTCTCGAGGTTCTTGATGCTGTCATGCGTGTCAGCTGCCCAATTGATGACAATCCCGAAGCAAAACTTCCGTCTCGATTGTCTTCTCACATCGCCTTACAGCCTACCTGGGATCTCCGAGAGTCCACCGAGCCTCACCAAGTCTATGCCTCTGTGCTGGACAAATCCATCCTCTCTTCTGGCCCAGAGtctctgccttcttctctccGAATTATCGAAACAACGCCCGGCCATCTGCGCAAACcgcccaaccaccaccctgCTATTCTCTACACAACCGAACCCAACACTGTCAACTTATCGACAGAGCATTCAGGAATAACCTACCATAACCATCCTAATGTTCCTCACCTTGGTCTCGCCACTGGTGTGCTCTCACCGGACGAATGCAAAGCTATAATTGCAGCGGGCGAGAGTGTTGGTTTTCTTCCCGACACACCCATCCGAGAGGGCGGTGATACTAGCGTCCTTGCACACAACTTCTACTGGATTGTGGACACGGCGTTCCACGATAAGCTCTGGGCACGCATGGCTCCATTTGTTCCAGCATCGATTAATGGTCGGCGTTCCCGTGGAGTCAACCGAAGGTTTCGTGTCTATCGATATGTGCCCGGTGCTGAGTACAGATGCCACATCGATGGAGCATGGCCGCCTTCAGGCATTCGCCCTGACGACACGTACGTTTACGACGATTCACCAgcagaaaagaaacagaGCTCACTCTTCACTTTCTTGCTCTATCTCAATGACGAGTTTGAAGGTGGAGAGACGACATTTTATATACCTGGCCTGCGGGAGGGCACGCTCAATGCGTATCCTGTGCGGCCCGTTATGGGGGGCGTTGCCGTCTTCCCACATGGTGAAACCAAAGGCGCGTTGCTGCATGAGGGGACTAGTGTCAGGAAGGGAGCCAAGTATATCATAAGGACGGACATTGAGTATGATGTTGAACCGTCAAAGGAATGAGCGATGACGTACATTGTCTATGAAGTTACGACGTTGATGAACCTGCTGGCGTTGGATGCGAAGGAACCAAGAAAATGTACATCGAGCCCCGGGATTGTGAGACTGTACTACGAGGCCACCAAGGTTGCTAAGGGAGGGATTCCGGGCTGGAGATCTTGCGACTGTTCCACGCTCAGGTATGGCGGTGATATTCCATAGGCAGGACTACGGGCTTCAACAGAAGGACCGGTACTAGCGACGCGTCGCCTGCCTTGGCGTAGCATATCACAAAGTGCAATCGAGCCGCTCCGATACCCTAGCGAACGTAGATGGTGAGGTGGACGGCGGGGCAACCTCCTTCGCCAAAGACCGGCCGAGCCATGACAAGAGACGGGAACCAATTCCAATACCTCTTGATGCACCACAAACCTGTGGCGTTATTTCCAAAACGAACAGAAGTGTGGCTCTGAGAAGCATGAGCTTACGCCTGTACTCGTTGACCGAACAAGGTTTGCAGCATGGATGGAACGGTTTCTTCCGCTCCCAGCCTTGGCGTGTCGTGCTGAGTTGGAGAGCCGCCGCAATGGTTGACAAAACTGGAAAATGTATCCTCTCTCGAACCCAGTAACTCAACCGTATTTCAGGCACAAATTGCAAAGAATACCTATTTATAGAGTCTTCAGCAGAACATAACGCTTTGTGGGGGTCTGTTGTCGGCTTTGCGTTCCTTACTCTTCAGCCGCAGCCCATCCTAGGCAACATAACACTTAACAACCCTTGTAGCCGGCAATAAGGTACTAGCGCTTATTTTGAATGCAGTATGTCGCGTGCTCATCATCATTTCTTCAGATTCTCAACGAGATTGAAATAGTCTCCAAGGACTCAACTCTGTCTGTGAAGTCTTTCCACCCTCTGCATCCGTTCATTTCCCTTTTGTATATTTTATAAGCTTCAATTTAGACAATTATTGCAATGCGGTGTACATTTCAGCTGTTGAGTGCCCTAGGCGCTGCcctcctttctctttcttcgaCAGTGGCTGCCGCCCCTGTTTCCTCCGAGGAACTTGCAGTTCGAGATTCTCCAGAAGCTCGACAACTGCCGACATCAAGCTACTTTAACCTCGAAGCCCCTTCCCACGACCTCTTCCGCAACAAGGCCCTTCAAGACGGAACCGTCCAGCAGGGTTTCGCATTCGACAACAAGAACCGTCGCCTCTTTGTTGTCCAGCTCAAGAATGGATCGCCCGAAAAAGCCGGCGACTTGGCTGTTACGCAGCTCGATTTCTCGGGCAAGAAACTCGGACACATGTACTTGAAAGGTTTTGGCCACGGCGTTGCCATCGCCGCAGAGGGAGTCGGCTCAGACACCTACCTCTGGACCGAAGCTAGTGTCAACAAAGATAGCGGTTATGGCCTCAAACTCGCACGATTCAAGTTCCAAAACGGCAAAACCATCACATCTACTTCCGCTGGTGTCAAGACTTTCAAGCCCTTTGCCAACGGGTCATCGTTCACTTGTGTCATCAACCCGACTGACAATACCCTTGTCGTGCGATATCAGCTCAGTGGGGCGAAGCACATTGCTGCATTTCCGCTGGCGAGCGCTGCCAAGGGCGATTTCTCAAAGCCTCTGGTCAATTTTAAACAGCCAGAAATCAAGGGACTCTCAGATGTTTTCCAGGGATATGCTGCCTATGGCCAGTATCTGTACGTGCTGACGGGAACCTCGTATGAGAAGAGCGGAGGCAAGGTCAACTCGGAAGTTACGAGCGTGGATATGAATACTGGCAAAATTCAGCAGAAACCCGTCCTGACCAAGGCGGGATCGACTTTGAAGTTTCGTGAACCTGAGGGTATGGCTGTTTATGTCACAGCTGCTGGAGAGCCTAGACTTTTCTTGGGCTTTGCGTCAAATACGACCCCTGGACAGCGTCGATCTAATTTGTTCTATAAGAATGAGcttgtgaagaagaagtaaaTACTAGATATTGTTAGACTGTATATACAAACTCATTGAGCATCGGAATATTTCCTGCATGTGCATGCATTGTAATACGAATTGGGCTAGCTGTGCGATGTGAACAAGGACCCCAGTGATCTACAGGGGTTACCATGCTGAATATGTCCCTGCTGAAGGTACCGCATCAGCTGCTGAGGTGAATTCCTTTGTGAGATGTTAGCTTCGCCCGAGGATGACTTGAGTTGAGGCTCTCACGAATACGAGCAACCCGGTACGGCTTAAAACCGCAGGTTGTCCTCAACGTAGGGCACTTCTGCCACTGATATTGAAGCTTATCTCACCCGTCAAATTTAAATGccactactccgtacaccaTGAGACTTCTCAATTCGGCAACCTTGGCGCTCGAGGAGTTCCCAGGCGCCACTCCAGAGTATGCCATTCTGTCGCACAgatggctggatggagaGGTGTCATTAAAAGATATGCAAGATGGcaaagcaacagccaaaGCAGGGTACACCAAGATCAAACAATGCTGTGAGCAGGCCAGCAAGGATGGGCTCAAATACGCTTGGGTTGACACCTGCTGCATTGACAAGTCGAGCAGTGCTGAGCTCAACGAGGCGATTAACTCCATGTACCGGTGGTATCAAGAGGCGAAAGTATGCTATGCGTATCTCTCTGACGTCTCAACGAGCGATCTCGCCAGTGACGACACCAGCTTCAGGGCCAGCGCATGGTTTACTCGCGGATGGACCCTGCAGGAGTTGACGGCTCCAGCAATTGTTGAATTCTATAACGCGTCATGGCAGAAAATTGGCACAAAGGAAGACCTGAAGGGGATCCTTTgcgacatcaccaacatcgaTATCGCCATGTTAGAAGGCGGAGACCCAGATGATTTCAGTGTTGCCAAACGCATGTCGTGGGCATCAATGCGCACAACTACACGACCAGAGGACCGAGCATACAGTTTGCTGGGGCTTTTTGGCGTCAACATGCCCATGTTGTATGGGGAAGGCGATCGCGCATTTGTTCGACTTCAAGAGGAGATCATGAAACACTCTGACGACCAGTCGATATTTGCCTGGAAGCGGGACGGGACATCCAAATGGCGAGCAGGACTACTAGCCAAGTCGCCATCCGAGTTCAAAGAATGCTCCAATGTCGTGAGAGCGACAGTTCCGTGGAGTCGCAGCCCGTATTCGGTTTCAAACAAGGGCCTGTCAATTGAATGGCCCATGGTTCCGTGGGCCATGGAAACATATCTCGTAGCTCTAGACTGTCAGTTCGAAAACGAGCCCAACAGTCGGATTGGAATATACCTGCAACTTTTAGAGGAGGAATCGCAATTCAGTCGCGTACCTCTAGATGGGAAAGACAGTCGGATATTTCCTTCGAAGTACGTGGACAGGGTCATCTATAAAACACTATATGTTCGACAAAAGGATCGCCCGGCACCAGCTGTGGACCGTCTTTACGGATTCTGGATTCGAACTCTGCCCACTCCAATAAGCACTGAGGATGTCGAAGGAAATGGACGCCGGGCTTCCAGAGTTAATGCGTTGATGCCGTGGTCCGACGAGGATCGAATCCTCCGCATGCCAACCGGTTCACGAGGCACCGCAGGATCAATCTGGTACAATAGAGGCGAGAATAAATCTACACCTCTGAAGTTAGGTTTCGATCTCGACTTTAATCCGATTTGCCAGTGGGGAGGCCGGATTTCCAGTCCCGTCAAGCCTCCTTTATATCCGGGCACCCGCGAAGCTGAACTTCACCCTTCCTGGATGGATGCTCCTAGTACAACCGAGTGGATGCATAGAGGAAACCGGCTGAAACAATACAATGGAATTTCCGGTGTTCGTACGCGGATCCTCATGACGGATCAAATTGTGAATGGTACTCGGATGTGGGTGGTTGACATTGTCGATATGGATGGTCGACCTTATCACAGTACGGCAATCTGCGATGGTTGCAATAATGTGAGTTGCCATAATTTTAGCTCCACCAGTcctttggaaatggaaagTCCTTACAGTTGTCTAGCATATTTTTGGCGTTCGGTACAAGTGCAGGGATTGTGCTGACTTTGACTATTGCGATGTTTGCCACGGTCGTTCTGGGCAAACTCATCCGGGTCACGAGTTTGAAGCTATAGAAACTCCGCTGTCTTGAACAGCTGCTACTCCGATACAGGAAATCAGCGCCGTGGATATGCAGGAAGGAAGTTTGCGGAATAAAAGTATGTGTAAGTTGGGATAATGTCTGTTGGAGTCGTGAAGGGGTGATATCTCGGATGTAGGTTCAACTTGATACATCCTATAGCACGTCATATAATGTCTTAGAGTACGGCAAATACTGATTCAATAATAGCTGAATATTGAGACAATTGCCCCTTCTCCAGGCCGCAGAGCCACTACCTAACAATCCGTCGTAAACAGTGTTCTCAATTTATCGTATCATTGAACCCGTCCTCAACGTGATCCCGTACAACACAAGTGAAACAATATTACTTGAACCGCCTAGTGATTGAAAATGGAGCGCAGCAGAAAACGTAACAAGGCGTTGTTCTTGGCTTGTTTCTTTGAAAAGATTTTGCCCTCGCGTTGGGTGTAAGCTGCGAGTTGTCGAACGGTTTTAAACACATGGACCGGATTACCAGTTCGTTCGCAGTCAATAAAGTCGATAATATTCACATGAAACTTTCCGATAACCTAAAATTGCGTGCCGATGAATTAgcctccttcaccttcaGAAAGTGAGCTTGTATGTTACCTTTTTGCATGCGGCTACACTGGCGGGGATGGGATCAACACCCAATTTTTGGCAGAGACGTTGAAGATTCTCCAACTTGTTGTCACTTGTGCCGTATTGGTACGAGAATTGCCTTCCAAGTGCAGCCCGGAAAGCATTgttggcagccttctccttcttcccctccGGTttccatccaacatgtcGAACAAGACGATGATACTCTGACCACACCTCGTTATTGGGGTCATAGGGAAATCCAGGATATTGAGCGAAGAAGTCGCTAATGTGATCACTGGCCATGATCAGCGAACCGCCGGGGGCAGTGGTCTTGGGCATTTTAGTCATGATATCGGtgatcttgttgatgaatcAAAGTCGAGTTTTGAGTTCGGATGAGAGAAATCACGTTCTTTGAAGATGAAACGGGGAGAAAAGAAGGTCAGAGTTGGGGAAAATGGGAATATAGGCACTGGAGAGCTGTGAATGCAACACCCGTACCAGTGAACAGATTTGCTGCTACTGGGAACGTGTGTCTATGGCATCTGTTTGCACCAAGTGTGACACAGGCCAACCTATGGTTATAAACCACTGTGAAGACTGGTTAATACTTCAATGAATGTACAAACGCTCCCGCGCTTCGGGGTAACGCGTCGCAACCCCTCGCCTATGAAATTGCTGTTCAGATGATGTAGGCTTGCTGGACAAGTGAGGCTGGGCAATTCTGTTACTGAGGCTGATATTGAAGCCTGAATAACTATATAGAATGCGGTGCTCGGAGCGGGTTTATATCTCTAGGGGTGATCATGGGGAATATATGATGATTGTGGTTGATCATTTTTCTTCTAAGTGATCATTTGGAATGATCACTTTGATGCAGAGATCGCCGATATCCGGGCCGCCGATTGGTCGGCCACATCAGGCCTGATTCTTCTGCGGCCTTGAAATGTTTGTTGGGCTGTAACAGCGTACATATACATGTCCACTCTACTCAGTGTCCCAGCCGGCAATTGTTGCCAACCACAGCTTGCCGTAAGTTCGTCCATCGATACAGATACCAGTTATTATCAAATCGAATAaccgctaggtcattccAGTAAAGGGTAACGCTCCTCTAATGCAGAGACATAGTACAGGTTATATGCTTTTGGCAGTTATTACTAAGATATATGTTAATAATAACATCAGCGGGAACTATATATCATCATGCTGTGGCTCAATATCTTGACTGTTGACATTCATAACGCCTCTACTTTTGTTTGACCAGTGGCCGTTTTCGCTCGAAGTTCCACTTTCAATCGCTCAATCTCTCATGTATGCAAAATTTTGAACGAATTATTTATTTCTGTCTCTTCACTCAGAAGGCTAGACCCCATGCATAGAACTGCGATTCCGCAATCTGGTCCTGTGACGATGGCTGTATTCTGGACTTGGGGTCAATAGACTCTACTCAAATATAATTTCTTTTGGCATCAAAGGTCCTTGGTTCCGTATTTATACCCAACCTTGGGCTCTGTGCCTTAGGCTCTGATTCCGACCTCATGATGCTGTTGTGTAACCATCCCTCTTTGTGTCAATCTTGTGTTATCAATATGAAAGGCGCTCGGATCGCTCCGTCCCGTGTGACAGGTCCTGTCGCGTACGTACTCATGTGAGAGGAACATCTTTCACGCCTTCCAAAATCTCAGCATCACTGGGCTCCCACGGATGTTGCCTCTCCAACTCTCTAATGAGCTGAGCGTGTTTCTCACTTCTTGGCCTAACATTCACGTCAAAGTTGGTCGGATATGCCAATACCCCTGGCTTAATCTTAACATCCAACTCCACCTCCTGAAGGTTTTTGTCAATAGCCTTGCAAAATTTGAACACAGCCAATGACTGTGCAATGTGAAGGTACAAACTTGACTCCGCGACATACTGTCCGGCACAAGCCCTTCTTCCGTAACCGAAAGCTGCAGGCCGGGGATCGGGTTCATTGCTTGGTGGGAGGAAGCGATCTGGGTTAAACGTGTCTGGGGATCCATAAACTTCAGGATCGTGCaggaaccaccagacagcaggGAGTAGCATAGCGCCTTTCGGAATATGCATGCCGTCGTACTCGATATCCTCTGTTGCTGTATGTGGAAACCCCATAGGCGCTATTGGCCACCATCTAATCGACTCTTTAACTAGGGCGCCCACATATGGCAAATTCTCCCGGTCATCGAAAGTTGGCAAGCGATTCGTCCCGATGACATGGTAAATTTCTTCTTGCGCCTTACTTTGCACCTCTGGGAACAGTATCATGGCGAATGTAAAGGCTGTCAAAGCAATAACCGTGGTGTCAGCAGCAGCCCCATACAAACTAGCAGCCGTCCAAATGATTGTTTGCTCGTCGTCTTCACTGATATTGTCACTTTCCTGTTTGAAATGCTGAATAAGTTTCGAAACGTATGATGGTCGATGTGTAAAGGTAGCCATCTGGCGTTGAACAAATCTATACGGAACGTACGCAGTCGATTGGATCGAATGTCTCCATTTGCGAGCCGTTTTGTGAAACGAGGTGCCAGGGAATCCCTCAGGAAGATATTGTAACGCAGGGATGATGTCAACTATCCACGACATGGGAGAGGCGGCAAGAGAAAACTCAGTCATCATTTTGTCCACTAGATGGACCAATGCATCAGGTTTGTCGTGGTCAATGGCGTACCCATACGCCATCTTCAATACAGTGGCACCAGCGGTACTGCAAATTTTGTCAACTGAAGGCTGTCGTGTCTTTGGGCTTCCACGGGACTTACGTCTTGAAATGATCAATCCACTTTGTTGGCTCATCCAGCGCCCGGACTAGTTGTCTGCTAACTTCAACCTCTTGGGCATCTCGAAATTGCGCGGCCGCTGCTTTCGTACCGAACTGTTGGTGAAGAAA is a genomic window containing:
- a CDS encoding OrdA protein (similar to Blastomyces dermatitidis SLH14081 XP_002621144.1); protein product: MAAKEAAYWAIIALLGYFVYAQTVKRVSRKLPPGPQPLPLLGNVRDLPPNGVPEHEHWLKHKDLYGGISSVTVMGMTLVLIHDQTIAHELLEKQASKTSGRPTMVMANKLCGYESIVLCQGYTPTFKRYRKFLHQQFGTKAAAAQFRDAQEVEVSRQLVRALDEPTKWIDHFKTTAGATVLKMAYGYAIDHDKPDALVHLVDKMMTEFSLAASPMSWIVDIIPALQYLPEGFPGTSFHKTARKWRHSIQSTAYVPYRFVQRQMATFTHRPSYVSKLIQHFKQESDNISEDDEQTIIWTAASLYGAAADTTVIALTAFTFAMILFPEVQSKAQEEIYHVIGTNRLPTFDDRENLPYVGALVKESIRWWPIAPMGFPHTATEDIEYDGMHIPKGAMLLPAVWWFLHDPEVYGSPDTFNPDRFLPPSNEPDPRPAAFGYGRRACAGQYVAESSLYLHIAQSLAVFKFCKAIDKNLQEVELDVKIKPGVLAYPTNFDVNVRPRSEKHAQLIRELERQHPWEPSDAEILEGVKDVPLT